In the Populus trichocarpa isolate Nisqually-1 chromosome 8, P.trichocarpa_v4.1, whole genome shotgun sequence genome, GTTTGTGCTAAAAGGGTGGGGATGAACATTGTTACTCACATTACTGGGCAGCATGGGAACTTCTTTAATATATCCTTTTATCTCAAAATTTGACTCTTAACATTTaacattttggttctggtttttTTGCATAATCTGGATTGGTTTACACACAACCAAACATGCATGTTTATGTAGTTCAAATGTTAATTATATGGAAAAGTGACCTAGGTAATGTTGGTAATTGAAAATCTGTCTAGTGAATCTCTAGGCTCATGGGAAACTTTCAACATCAAAGGGGTGCTTGGGAATCTCCTATCTTGTTAGTTACCGGTTAACGGTGTCCAAACTATTGGTTTGTATCGACTTCTCTGTTGAAGTTCCTTGACTGGAGATTACGTGCAGCGTAAGAGGAGACTGCGGAAGGGGGGAGCTAACTCAGCATTTTCTATACTGAGAAAAGAGCTGCGAGAAGGAAGTTTACAATCCCTTCTTGGTGGATCTTCGTGCTTTGTTTCGTCCTCCAATACAGAACCTGATCCATTGCTTTCACCTTTCATATTTAATCCACCCAGTTTTGATGAACCACTGAATGCAAAACCTCTCTCTTCTGTTGAAGGAAGCTCAGTGAAGGGGAGCACAACTGAGTTTTTAGAAAGGTATGATCACTATCTTTTTCCCATATAAGCCACTGCATTTGATCTCCATTTATAAAAGAAGTTTCTGTATTTTGGCATCCAAAATATGAACTAAAAGGTAATGATTTAGGGCTGGAAACATGAGTTGCTGAACTCATTAGCCTCTTCTCTGATCTATCTGGTAAAGAAACCAAGAATAAGACTGACTACTTCAAATATGCATCTTTTCTTGAAGTTCAACTTTTTTAGGATCAGTTCAAATTTTTTAGGATCAGTGTGCAATTTTATAGAGTTACTGCCTTTAAGGTACTTTTTGCTTGGTTTAGGTTTAGAATATCGGTCTCTCCATGATCTCAAACCCTTGAAGGCAAGGACGGAACTATAGTAGTGCTGATACCATAGTCTTCTCTGGATGAATAGGTAATGATTTGTGGATTTTGAGGTTTACTGACAGTGTATAATTTGTTCTGACTATGTTTAAGGATTCTATTATTATGGTCTTGGAAGATTGACTTGAAGCTTGCATTCAACTGATTCCATAATTTTTAGCAAGAAACTTAAGACTGTTAATGATCATTCCATCTTTACCTTTACATGTTATTCACTAATTCATCATAGTTTTGTTGGAGAAGAGTATCACGTTTGGCAGAAAGGTAGCTAAAGGGAACGAATGCAACTTGAACCATGTAA is a window encoding:
- the LOC18101871 gene encoding protein DEHYDRATION-INDUCED 19 homolog 4; the encoded protein is MASDSWASRFSTSSRRYQTRSDLYDETETEEDLKAEYLCPFCGEDFDVVGLFCHIDEEHPAEAKNGVCPVCAKRVGMNIVTHITGQHGNFFNVQRKRRLRKGGANSAFSILRKELREGSLQSLLGGSSCFVSSSNTEPDPLLSPFIFNPPSFDEPLNAKPLSSVEGSSVKGSTTEFLERKVQHPHLSDEDQEKSRKSEFVQGLLLSTILDDEL